A segment of the Flavobacteriales bacterium genome:
GATATCCGTTGAATGTATTAAGAAAAGGCGGTATAAGCTGAAATACTATGATGACGGAGAAAACTCCTATGAATTAAATAATCATGAGAAGGAAATTGTTCAAATTTTCATAGACCAATTAAATGGACATCTGATTAACACTTATCGTTAACTTCAATCCATTATCGAAAATATTCATGCTAAATTTTACCAAAATGTTGAGTGTACAAAAGATAAAGACTGTTCTTGTAGTAGAAGACGAGTTATTGATTGCGCAAACTATTTCATTATATCTGCAAAAGAAAGAATACTCTGTTGTTAAGATAACTACCTGTTTTGAGGATACAGTGGATTTTTTGAAAGAAAATAAAGTTGATATTGTCTTGATAGATATAGCATTAGAGGGAGAAAAATCAGGAATTGATTTAGGGAAGTTTATTAATGTGGAATATCAAATACCCTTTGTATATGTTACTGCACAACAAGATGACCATTTTGTTAGTGAGGCCAAAAGGACTAAACCGAGGGGTTACCTTACAAAACCTATAAGATACCAAGATCTCTATACAACCTTAGAGATGATTGAAATTAATTCGGAAGAAGATATATTGAAAATATCTGTAGATAAAAAGATCCTTGAATTAAAAAAAAGAGACATTTTATTCATCCAATCAGACCATGTTTATATTAATATACAAACCACTATTAGGAAAAAGCCATTTTTGTTAAGAGGGAGTCTTGTTAATATTCTTGCAATATTAGACGACTCACGTTTTCAGCAAGTTCATCGGTCTTTTATTGCAAACATAAAAAAGGTTGAAAGTTGGAGCTATAACTGGCTGCGAATATCAGAGTTCGAAATTCCCATTGGACGATATAAAAAAAATGAAATACTATCAGTTCTGAGACACTCAAAATAAATTAGTTTTTGGTTTGATACCGATTATTTGATAAATTTACTTTCTTATCTCATTACATTAATTACTGATTTTCATAAGTTTATTAGTGCGGTATCAAAGAGTAAATTAACCCCATAAATGGTATGAATAATTTTAAAAAAATAAAATTTTCATTTTGGATTACATTGGGATATTATGCAGTGGCATGGATTTACTATCATTTTTTGTTTGTTTATGATATTGATTTTGATGTCATCTGGGGTTATCTGCAACTAGTTGTTTCATTTCCCGCTTTTCTATCTTATTTCATTCAATTTACTTCAGGTGATTCTATGGCTATCGTTGTTGCTATTTTGTTTTTTATATTTTTTTGGATATTGATGTATTTATTGCTTTTATACCGTTTACGGCGTTAATTTACCCATTTGTTTC
Coding sequences within it:
- a CDS encoding DNA-binding response regulator is translated as MLNFTKMLSVQKIKTVLVVEDELLIAQTISLYLQKKEYSVVKITTCFEDTVDFLKENKVDIVLIDIALEGEKSGIDLGKFINVEYQIPFVYVTAQQDDHFVSEAKRTKPRGYLTKPIRYQDLYTTLEMIEINSEEDILKISVDKKILELKKRDILFIQSDHVYINIQTTIRKKPFLLRGSLVNILAILDDSRFQQVHRSFIANIKKVESWSYNWLRISEFEIPIGRYKKNEILSVLRHSK